A window of bacterium genomic DNA:
GGCACATTTCAACCGGTGCTGGATGATCCTGAAACGCCGCGCCCGGCTGCCGTCATGCTGCTGTGCACCGGTAAAGTCGCGTTTGATTTAATGGAATACCGCCGCACGCATCAGCTCGAGCCGGCGGCCATCGTGCGCATCGAGCAGCTTTACCCGTTTCCCCATGCTGCGGTCGATGAGGTATTGCAGCGTTATCCCAATGCCACCGACGTGCGCTGGGTGCAGGAGGAGCCCTTCAACATGGGCGCGTGGATTTACATGCAGGCGCGGCTGCGCGATCATTTGCCTGCGACCCACCGCTTGTCGTATGTCGGCCGCATCTCGAGCGGCAGCCCGGCAACCGGCAGCCACAAGGTGCATGTGTTGGAGCAGGAAGATCTGGTGCGGCGGGCATTCGAACGCGGATGAGTTGCAGCGGGGGGAAGAGAGGGGAGAAAGAAGGAACAAAGGCAAGAGAATACCGCGCTGGTGCTGCAATCGGCCTTATTCCATTTTGCGCGCGGCGGTAGAGCCGCTCTGCCACGGATCACTGCCAGGAGAAATACCGGTCTGCGGAGATTTGTTGCGGCTGCGGACAGCCGCCTCCTCCTTCCCGCCGCGCGGCACTGCGGCCGGTTGTGCTTCACTGCTGCGGCGGCGTGTATTCCGGGGGCAGCGCGGAGCCTTCCCCAAAGAAGAAAGCCTCGGTCTGTTTGTCCAAAAACTCGCTGGCCCTCGGATCCATGAGATTGAGGCGGTACTCGTTGATCAACATGATCATTTGCTGTTTCCAGAGTTTCCAGGCCTCCTGGGAAACGTTTTCGTAAATCCGCTGGCCGAGCGGGCCTTTCATCGGCGGCTTGTCGAGTCCCACCATTTCCCGCCCGAATTTCACACATTTCACCATGCGTGCCATAGCTCACCTCGAAGTATTATCGCATTCCTGGCCGGCGAATTCCCGCGGCCGTGCACCACCGCAATTCGCTGCGGCATTTTTTCTCATTTGAAAAGGCTGGCTGGCAAAGCCGATTGCACCACTGCAATCGGCCCGCACCTGCTGGCGGCCTCAGTGTTGCGACGCAAGCTGCGCCCTGCCAATCAACAGTTTTGCGCGGGTGGCGAAGAACTTGCCTTTTTGAAAGACGCGCAGCACTTGCAGATAGCTGTCCAGCACCGCCAT
This region includes:
- a CDS encoding oxidative damage protection protein; the encoded protein is MARMVKCVKFGREMVGLDKPPMKGPLGQRIYENVSQEAWKLWKQQMIMLINEYRLNLMDPRASEFLDKQTEAFFFGEGSALPPEYTPPQQ